The Rhododendron vialii isolate Sample 1 chromosome 8a, ASM3025357v1 genome has a window encoding:
- the LOC131298863 gene encoding DNA (cytosine-5)-methyltransferase DRM2 isoform X3 — MEIINYHTTTFTIIELPNACLANKKIPNVFIITNSNDKRVTDFSTLAGTLSPSLSLSSLSHSLSLSLLKIVKIPSRFCLSGFSELSLQSLQESFCRSEIQYQYSLSRSQDGNASGEHSDNVDWDTDDEQEIQNFPVSSCSSLRQLGGEAIVGSAEVNASSSTGSSHSKLIDHFVGMGFPEKMVRKATEENGEGNTESILETLLTYSALENSPQLQEPVNFDHSSSEYDETFVDDFSDSDSFSGNAENTDPLLDTGKTMLFLTNMGYTVEEASMAMAKCGPNASIDELADFICAAQMATSYASLQDPPEEIKPKLEHIPSGSGTQKRKYFESEFWESKKQKGYETMKMNGDDETIRIPKPMVGYGVPRGQGLIFNTRSLPEAAIGPPYFYYENVAQTPKGVWDTIKRFLYDIEPEFVDSKYFCAAARKRGYIHNLPICNRFPLLPLPPDTINEVFPLTKRWWPKWDTRTKLNCLQTSVATASLTEKIRKALEGGDGEPSPEKQKHILDLCRKWNLVWVGKNKVAPLEPDEVEMLLGFPKNHTRGGGISRTDRYKSLGNSFQVDTVAYHLSVLKDLYPGGVNILSLFSGIGGAEVALHRLGIPLKNVVSVEKCEVNRNIVRSWWDQTNQKGNLIEFADVQQLNANELGPLVHAFGGFDLIIGGSPCNNLAGSNRVSRDGLEGKESALFYDYFRILDLVKRIME, encoded by the exons ATGGAAATTATTAACTACCATACTACTACTTTTACTATTATTGAATTACCAAATGCATGcttagcaaataaaaaaatcccaaaTGTATTTATTATCACTAACTCCAACGATAAGCGAGTAACTGATTTTTCCACCCTGGCGGGTACCTtgtctccctcactctctctctcctctctctctcactctctctctctctctctcttaaaaattGTCAAGATTCCTTCACGATTCTGTCTCTCTGGCTTCTCTGAGCTCTCTCTCCAATCT TTGCAGGAAAGCTTCTGCCGGAGCGAAATTCAGTATCAGTATAGCCTGAGTCGGTCTCAG GATGGGAATGCCTCGGGCGAGCACAGTGACAATGTTGACTGGGATACTGACGATGAGCAAGAAATTCAGAACTTTCCGGTATCTTCGTGTTCAAGTTTGAGACAGCTTGGTGGGGAAGCTATTGTGGGTTCTGCGGAGGTAAAT GCAAGCTCATCAACAGGTTCTTCCCACTCCAAATTGATTGATCATTTTGTAGGAATGGGGTTTCCTGAGAAAATGGTTCGGAAAGCTACTGAGGAGAATG GCGAAGGAAATACAGAATCAATCCTAGAAACTTTGCTTACATACTCA GCTCTTGAAAACTCTCCTCAACTGCAGGAACCTGTCAATTTTGATCACAGTTCGTCGGAATATGATGAGACATTTGTAGATGATTTCTCCGATTCAGATAGTTTTTCTGGAAATGCG GAAAATACAGATCCTTTGTTGGATACAGGGAAGACAATGTTATTCTTAACAAATATGGGGTATACGGTGGAAGAGGCTTCAATGGCAATGGCTAAATGCG GTCCGAATGCCTCAATCGACGAATTGGCAGATTTTATATGTGCCGCTCAGATGGCAACATCATATGCCTCTCTACAAGACCCTCCTGAAGAGATTAAG CCCAAGCTGGAGCATATACCCAGTGGCAGCGGTACACAGAAgaggaaatattttgagagTGAATTTTGGGAAAGTAAAAAACAGAAGGGGTATGAGACAATGAAGATGAACGGTGATGATGAGACCATTCGTATTCCAAAACCAATGGTTGGCTATGGAGTCCCAAGAGGACAGGGCCTAATATTTAACACCAGAAGCCTGCCGGAGGCAGCCATAGGGCCACCATACTTCTATTATGAGAATGTAGCACAAACTCCGAAAGGAGTGTGGGACACTATCAAACGGTTCTTATACGATATTGAACCAGAGTTTGTAGATTCCAAGTACTTCTGTGCCGCCGCAAGGAAAAGAGGCTACATCCACAATCTCCCCATCTGCAATAGGTTTCCTCTACTTCCACTTCCCCCAGACACCATAAATGAAGTGTTTCCTTTAACAAAGAGGTGGTGGCCCAAGTGGGATACAAGAACAAAGTTGAATTGCTTGCAGACTTCAGTTGCAACTGCAAGCTTGACAGAAAAGATCCGCAAGGCGCTAGAAGGCGGGGATGGTGAGCCTTCTCCGGAAAAGCAAAAGCATATACTTGATCTGTGTAGGAAGTGGAATTTGGTTTGGGTGGGAAAGAATAAGGTTGCACCCCTGGAGCCTGATGAAGTGGAAATGCTTTTGGGGTTCCCGAAGAACCATACAAGAGGAGGTGGGATAAGTAGGACTGACAGATACAAATCACTCGGTAACTCGTTCCAG GTTGACACAGTAGCATATCACCTCTCCGTCTTGAAGGACCTGTACCCAGGAGGCGTTAacattctttctctcttctccggAATTGGTGGAGCAGAAGTTGCCCTTCATCGGCTCGGCATCCCATTGAAGAATGTCGTATCAGTTGAGAAATGTGAAGTTAACAGAAACATTGTGAGGAGTTGGTGGGACCAAACCAACCAGAAAGGAAACCTTATCGAGTTTGCTGATGTGCAACAGCTAAATGCCAACGAGCTGGGGCCGCTTGTTCATGCATTTGGTGGCTTTGATCTTATTATTGGTGGAAGCCCGTGCAATAACCTTGCTGGCAGCAACCGAGTCAGTAGGGACGGGCTGGAGGGTAAAGAATCTGCACTTTTTTACGACTATTTTCGTATTCTGGATTTGGTTAAGCGCATAATGGAGTAA
- the LOC131298863 gene encoding DNA (cytosine-5)-methyltransferase DRM2 isoform X4 — protein MEIINYHTTTFTIIELPNACLANKKIPNVFIITNSNDKRVTDFSTLAGTLSPSLSLSSLSHSLSLSLLKIVKIPSRFCLSGFSELSLQSLQESFCRSEIQYQYSLSRSQDGNASGEHSDNVDWDTDDEQEIQNFPVSSCSSLRQLGGEAIVGSAEASSSTGSSHSKLIDHFVGMGFPEKMVRKATEENGEGNTESILETLLTYSALENSPQLQEPVNFDHSSSEYDETFVDDFSDSDSFSGNAENTDPLLDTGKTMLFLTNMGYTVEEASMAMAKCGPNASIDELADFICAAQMATSYASLQDPPEEIKPKLEHIPSGSGTQKRKYFESEFWESKKQKGYETMKMNGDDETIRIPKPMVGYGVPRGQGLIFNTRSLPEAAIGPPYFYYENVAQTPKGVWDTIKRFLYDIEPEFVDSKYFCAAARKRGYIHNLPICNRFPLLPLPPDTINEVFPLTKRWWPKWDTRTKLNCLQTSVATASLTEKIRKALEGGDGEPSPEKQKHILDLCRKWNLVWVGKNKVAPLEPDEVEMLLGFPKNHTRGGGISRTDRYKSLGNSFQVDTVAYHLSVLKDLYPGGVNILSLFSGIGGAEVALHRLGIPLKNVVSVEKCEVNRNIVRSWWDQTNQKGNLIEFADVQQLNANELGPLVHAFGGFDLIIGGSPCNNLAGSNRVSRDGLEGKESALFYDYFRILDLVKRIME, from the exons ATGGAAATTATTAACTACCATACTACTACTTTTACTATTATTGAATTACCAAATGCATGcttagcaaataaaaaaatcccaaaTGTATTTATTATCACTAACTCCAACGATAAGCGAGTAACTGATTTTTCCACCCTGGCGGGTACCTtgtctccctcactctctctctcctctctctctcactctctctctctctctctcttaaaaattGTCAAGATTCCTTCACGATTCTGTCTCTCTGGCTTCTCTGAGCTCTCTCTCCAATCT TTGCAGGAAAGCTTCTGCCGGAGCGAAATTCAGTATCAGTATAGCCTGAGTCGGTCTCAG GATGGGAATGCCTCGGGCGAGCACAGTGACAATGTTGACTGGGATACTGACGATGAGCAAGAAATTCAGAACTTTCCGGTATCTTCGTGTTCAAGTTTGAGACAGCTTGGTGGGGAAGCTATTGTGGGTTCTGCGGAG GCAAGCTCATCAACAGGTTCTTCCCACTCCAAATTGATTGATCATTTTGTAGGAATGGGGTTTCCTGAGAAAATGGTTCGGAAAGCTACTGAGGAGAATG GCGAAGGAAATACAGAATCAATCCTAGAAACTTTGCTTACATACTCA GCTCTTGAAAACTCTCCTCAACTGCAGGAACCTGTCAATTTTGATCACAGTTCGTCGGAATATGATGAGACATTTGTAGATGATTTCTCCGATTCAGATAGTTTTTCTGGAAATGCG GAAAATACAGATCCTTTGTTGGATACAGGGAAGACAATGTTATTCTTAACAAATATGGGGTATACGGTGGAAGAGGCTTCAATGGCAATGGCTAAATGCG GTCCGAATGCCTCAATCGACGAATTGGCAGATTTTATATGTGCCGCTCAGATGGCAACATCATATGCCTCTCTACAAGACCCTCCTGAAGAGATTAAG CCCAAGCTGGAGCATATACCCAGTGGCAGCGGTACACAGAAgaggaaatattttgagagTGAATTTTGGGAAAGTAAAAAACAGAAGGGGTATGAGACAATGAAGATGAACGGTGATGATGAGACCATTCGTATTCCAAAACCAATGGTTGGCTATGGAGTCCCAAGAGGACAGGGCCTAATATTTAACACCAGAAGCCTGCCGGAGGCAGCCATAGGGCCACCATACTTCTATTATGAGAATGTAGCACAAACTCCGAAAGGAGTGTGGGACACTATCAAACGGTTCTTATACGATATTGAACCAGAGTTTGTAGATTCCAAGTACTTCTGTGCCGCCGCAAGGAAAAGAGGCTACATCCACAATCTCCCCATCTGCAATAGGTTTCCTCTACTTCCACTTCCCCCAGACACCATAAATGAAGTGTTTCCTTTAACAAAGAGGTGGTGGCCCAAGTGGGATACAAGAACAAAGTTGAATTGCTTGCAGACTTCAGTTGCAACTGCAAGCTTGACAGAAAAGATCCGCAAGGCGCTAGAAGGCGGGGATGGTGAGCCTTCTCCGGAAAAGCAAAAGCATATACTTGATCTGTGTAGGAAGTGGAATTTGGTTTGGGTGGGAAAGAATAAGGTTGCACCCCTGGAGCCTGATGAAGTGGAAATGCTTTTGGGGTTCCCGAAGAACCATACAAGAGGAGGTGGGATAAGTAGGACTGACAGATACAAATCACTCGGTAACTCGTTCCAG GTTGACACAGTAGCATATCACCTCTCCGTCTTGAAGGACCTGTACCCAGGAGGCGTTAacattctttctctcttctccggAATTGGTGGAGCAGAAGTTGCCCTTCATCGGCTCGGCATCCCATTGAAGAATGTCGTATCAGTTGAGAAATGTGAAGTTAACAGAAACATTGTGAGGAGTTGGTGGGACCAAACCAACCAGAAAGGAAACCTTATCGAGTTTGCTGATGTGCAACAGCTAAATGCCAACGAGCTGGGGCCGCTTGTTCATGCATTTGGTGGCTTTGATCTTATTATTGGTGGAAGCCCGTGCAATAACCTTGCTGGCAGCAACCGAGTCAGTAGGGACGGGCTGGAGGGTAAAGAATCTGCACTTTTTTACGACTATTTTCGTATTCTGGATTTGGTTAAGCGCATAATGGAGTAA
- the LOC131298863 gene encoding DNA (cytosine-5)-methyltransferase DRM2 isoform X2: protein MEIINYHTTTFTIIELPNACLANKKIPNVFIITNSNDKRVTDFSTLAGTLSPSLSLSSLSHSLSLSLLKIVKIPSRFCLSGFSELSLQSLQESFCRSEIQYQYSLSRSQVGSCLVQTSGFYNMDGNASGEHSDNVDWDTDDEQEIQNFPVSSCSSLRQLGGEAIVGSAEASSSTGSSHSKLIDHFVGMGFPEKMVRKATEENGEGNTESILETLLTYSALENSPQLQEPVNFDHSSSEYDETFVDDFSDSDSFSGNAENTDPLLDTGKTMLFLTNMGYTVEEASMAMAKCGPNASIDELADFICAAQMATSYASLQDPPEEIKPKLEHIPSGSGTQKRKYFESEFWESKKQKGYETMKMNGDDETIRIPKPMVGYGVPRGQGLIFNTRSLPEAAIGPPYFYYENVAQTPKGVWDTIKRFLYDIEPEFVDSKYFCAAARKRGYIHNLPICNRFPLLPLPPDTINEVFPLTKRWWPKWDTRTKLNCLQTSVATASLTEKIRKALEGGDGEPSPEKQKHILDLCRKWNLVWVGKNKVAPLEPDEVEMLLGFPKNHTRGGGISRTDRYKSLGNSFQVDTVAYHLSVLKDLYPGGVNILSLFSGIGGAEVALHRLGIPLKNVVSVEKCEVNRNIVRSWWDQTNQKGNLIEFADVQQLNANELGPLVHAFGGFDLIIGGSPCNNLAGSNRVSRDGLEGKESALFYDYFRILDLVKRIME from the exons ATGGAAATTATTAACTACCATACTACTACTTTTACTATTATTGAATTACCAAATGCATGcttagcaaataaaaaaatcccaaaTGTATTTATTATCACTAACTCCAACGATAAGCGAGTAACTGATTTTTCCACCCTGGCGGGTACCTtgtctccctcactctctctctcctctctctctcactctctctctctctctctcttaaaaattGTCAAGATTCCTTCACGATTCTGTCTCTCTGGCTTCTCTGAGCTCTCTCTCCAATCT TTGCAGGAAAGCTTCTGCCGGAGCGAAATTCAGTATCAGTATAGCCTGAGTCGGTCTCAG GTTGGGAGCTGTTTGGTCCAAACCAGTGGTTTCTATAACATG GATGGGAATGCCTCGGGCGAGCACAGTGACAATGTTGACTGGGATACTGACGATGAGCAAGAAATTCAGAACTTTCCGGTATCTTCGTGTTCAAGTTTGAGACAGCTTGGTGGGGAAGCTATTGTGGGTTCTGCGGAG GCAAGCTCATCAACAGGTTCTTCCCACTCCAAATTGATTGATCATTTTGTAGGAATGGGGTTTCCTGAGAAAATGGTTCGGAAAGCTACTGAGGAGAATG GCGAAGGAAATACAGAATCAATCCTAGAAACTTTGCTTACATACTCA GCTCTTGAAAACTCTCCTCAACTGCAGGAACCTGTCAATTTTGATCACAGTTCGTCGGAATATGATGAGACATTTGTAGATGATTTCTCCGATTCAGATAGTTTTTCTGGAAATGCG GAAAATACAGATCCTTTGTTGGATACAGGGAAGACAATGTTATTCTTAACAAATATGGGGTATACGGTGGAAGAGGCTTCAATGGCAATGGCTAAATGCG GTCCGAATGCCTCAATCGACGAATTGGCAGATTTTATATGTGCCGCTCAGATGGCAACATCATATGCCTCTCTACAAGACCCTCCTGAAGAGATTAAG CCCAAGCTGGAGCATATACCCAGTGGCAGCGGTACACAGAAgaggaaatattttgagagTGAATTTTGGGAAAGTAAAAAACAGAAGGGGTATGAGACAATGAAGATGAACGGTGATGATGAGACCATTCGTATTCCAAAACCAATGGTTGGCTATGGAGTCCCAAGAGGACAGGGCCTAATATTTAACACCAGAAGCCTGCCGGAGGCAGCCATAGGGCCACCATACTTCTATTATGAGAATGTAGCACAAACTCCGAAAGGAGTGTGGGACACTATCAAACGGTTCTTATACGATATTGAACCAGAGTTTGTAGATTCCAAGTACTTCTGTGCCGCCGCAAGGAAAAGAGGCTACATCCACAATCTCCCCATCTGCAATAGGTTTCCTCTACTTCCACTTCCCCCAGACACCATAAATGAAGTGTTTCCTTTAACAAAGAGGTGGTGGCCCAAGTGGGATACAAGAACAAAGTTGAATTGCTTGCAGACTTCAGTTGCAACTGCAAGCTTGACAGAAAAGATCCGCAAGGCGCTAGAAGGCGGGGATGGTGAGCCTTCTCCGGAAAAGCAAAAGCATATACTTGATCTGTGTAGGAAGTGGAATTTGGTTTGGGTGGGAAAGAATAAGGTTGCACCCCTGGAGCCTGATGAAGTGGAAATGCTTTTGGGGTTCCCGAAGAACCATACAAGAGGAGGTGGGATAAGTAGGACTGACAGATACAAATCACTCGGTAACTCGTTCCAG GTTGACACAGTAGCATATCACCTCTCCGTCTTGAAGGACCTGTACCCAGGAGGCGTTAacattctttctctcttctccggAATTGGTGGAGCAGAAGTTGCCCTTCATCGGCTCGGCATCCCATTGAAGAATGTCGTATCAGTTGAGAAATGTGAAGTTAACAGAAACATTGTGAGGAGTTGGTGGGACCAAACCAACCAGAAAGGAAACCTTATCGAGTTTGCTGATGTGCAACAGCTAAATGCCAACGAGCTGGGGCCGCTTGTTCATGCATTTGGTGGCTTTGATCTTATTATTGGTGGAAGCCCGTGCAATAACCTTGCTGGCAGCAACCGAGTCAGTAGGGACGGGCTGGAGGGTAAAGAATCTGCACTTTTTTACGACTATTTTCGTATTCTGGATTTGGTTAAGCGCATAATGGAGTAA
- the LOC131298495 gene encoding LOW QUALITY PROTEIN: uncharacterized protein LOC131298495 (The sequence of the model RefSeq protein was modified relative to this genomic sequence to represent the inferred CDS: inserted 2 bases in 2 codons; substituted 4 bases at 4 genomic stop codons): MVCCGPILDCPTSNSVALVYRIKGDAVDLXVLLSSFLPKGRQIISVAVYPSEFGLKRMEEEAVRGPVLLFDDDKEQNESDDEIDVXKLREYELSRLRYYYAVVDCDSIATADYLYKSYNGIXFERSSNKLDLRFIPDSMEFKHPPRDATTEASANYEGLDFKTRALQRSNIHLTWEDDEPQRAKALKRKFNDDQLAEMELKEFLASDESESDEDENDNATEDKPQKKHKKQDMIPLLQSGEDSDEDNEDGQDMEVTFDTGLEDISKHELEKKDKKSETFLGSSIRKRREKRXARKNSSKYLTDDESSDSDREPKEEVDDFFIEEPWLRQAKRVKGKGNSDKKGKKNEETAKEAEAASIAELELLLADGNGADASLKGYNLKPKKVEGKGRKGRKEKRREKEIPDEGKLPSVDYDDPRFSAIFTSPLFALDXTDPQFKRSATYAQQLAQKQRKGDQEVLGSKQAQLPSDDLKTEKNEFVQSDDMSSKKKEQYELSSLVRXIKTKLKQVQIPTDNKISGKTGKSGSKAR, encoded by the exons ATGGTATGTTGTGGACCTATCCTTGATTGCCCAACCAGTAATAGCGTAGCTCTCGTCTACAGGATTAAGGGAGAT GCAGTTGATTTGTAAGTATTATTGAGCTCATTTCTTCCTAAAGGGCGACAGATTATATCTGTTGCTGTCTATCCATCTGAGTTTGGACTAAAGCGCATGGAAGAGGAAGCTGTGCGTGGTCCAGTACTCCTATTTGATGACGACAAAGAGCAGAATGAAagtgatgatgaaattgatgttTAGAAACTGCGTGAGTATGAATTAAGTAGGCTAAG GTACTATTATGCAGTCGTGGATTGCGATTCCATAGCTACTGCAGATTATCTTTATAAAAGTTACAATGGAATTTAGTTCGAAAGATCATCAAATAAGCTAGACTTGAGGTTTATTCCGGACTCCATGGAATTTAAACATCCTCCTCGTGATGCCACAACTGAG GCCTCAGCAAACTATGAAGGTTTAGATTTCAAGACTCGAGCATTACAGCGAAGTAACATTCATCTCACATGGGAGGACGATGAGCCACAACGCGCGAAGGCATTGAAGAGGAAGTTTAATGATGACCAG CTGGCCGAAATGGAATTGAAAGAATTTCTGGCTTCTGATGAGAGTGAATCTGACGAAGATGAAAATGACAATGCGACAGAAGACAAACCTCAAAAGAAACATAAGAAACAGGATATGATCCCTCTACTCCAGTCTGGTGAAGATTCTGATGAGGACAATGAAGATGGTCAGGATATGGAGGTCACTTTTGACACTGGATTAGAAGATATAAGCAAGCATGAGCTAGAAAAGAAGGATAAGAAATCGGAAACATTTTTGGGAAGCTCAATaaggaagagaagagaaaaaa tggcCAGGAAAAATAGCTCCAAGTATTTAACAGATGATGAGAGTAGTGATAGTGATAGGGAACCAAAAGAAGAGGTGGATGATTTTTTCATTGAAGAACCATGGTTAAGGCAAGCAAAGAGGGTAAAG GGTAAAGGTAATAGTGacaaaaaggggaagaagaacgAGGAAACAGCTAAAGAAGCAGAAGCAGCAAGCATAGCAGAGCTTGAGTTATTACTGGCAGACGGGAATGGAGCAGACGCCAGCTTGAAGGGATATAATTTAAAACCCAAAAAGGTTGAGGGGAAGGGTAGGAagggaagaaaggaaaaaagaagggaaaaagaaattCCCGATGAGGGGAAATTACCTAGTGTTGATTACGATGATCCAAGGTTTTCAGCTATCTTCACCTCACCTCTTTTTGCCTTGG ACACGGATCCCCAATTCAAAAG GAGTGCGACTTATGCTCAGCAGTTAGCACAGAAGCAACGCAAGGGTGACCAAGAAGTACTAGGGTCAAAACAAGCTCAGTTGCCTTCTGATGACCTAAAGACAGAGAAAAATGAGTTTGTACAGTCTGATGATATGTCCTCAAAGAAAAAAGAGCAGTATGAACTATCTTCGCTTGTTAGGTAAATTAAGACGAAGTTGAAACAAGTTCAAATACCCACCGATAATAAGATCTCAGGAAAAACTGGAAAATCGGGATCCAAGGCCAGATAG
- the LOC131298863 gene encoding DNA (cytosine-5)-methyltransferase DRM2 isoform X1: protein MEIINYHTTTFTIIELPNACLANKKIPNVFIITNSNDKRVTDFSTLAGTLSPSLSLSSLSHSLSLSLLKIVKIPSRFCLSGFSELSLQSLQESFCRSEIQYQYSLSRSQVGSCLVQTSGFYNMDGNASGEHSDNVDWDTDDEQEIQNFPVSSCSSLRQLGGEAIVGSAEVNASSSTGSSHSKLIDHFVGMGFPEKMVRKATEENGEGNTESILETLLTYSALENSPQLQEPVNFDHSSSEYDETFVDDFSDSDSFSGNAENTDPLLDTGKTMLFLTNMGYTVEEASMAMAKCGPNASIDELADFICAAQMATSYASLQDPPEEIKPKLEHIPSGSGTQKRKYFESEFWESKKQKGYETMKMNGDDETIRIPKPMVGYGVPRGQGLIFNTRSLPEAAIGPPYFYYENVAQTPKGVWDTIKRFLYDIEPEFVDSKYFCAAARKRGYIHNLPICNRFPLLPLPPDTINEVFPLTKRWWPKWDTRTKLNCLQTSVATASLTEKIRKALEGGDGEPSPEKQKHILDLCRKWNLVWVGKNKVAPLEPDEVEMLLGFPKNHTRGGGISRTDRYKSLGNSFQVDTVAYHLSVLKDLYPGGVNILSLFSGIGGAEVALHRLGIPLKNVVSVEKCEVNRNIVRSWWDQTNQKGNLIEFADVQQLNANELGPLVHAFGGFDLIIGGSPCNNLAGSNRVSRDGLEGKESALFYDYFRILDLVKRIME from the exons ATGGAAATTATTAACTACCATACTACTACTTTTACTATTATTGAATTACCAAATGCATGcttagcaaataaaaaaatcccaaaTGTATTTATTATCACTAACTCCAACGATAAGCGAGTAACTGATTTTTCCACCCTGGCGGGTACCTtgtctccctcactctctctctcctctctctctcactctctctctctctctctcttaaaaattGTCAAGATTCCTTCACGATTCTGTCTCTCTGGCTTCTCTGAGCTCTCTCTCCAATCT TTGCAGGAAAGCTTCTGCCGGAGCGAAATTCAGTATCAGTATAGCCTGAGTCGGTCTCAG GTTGGGAGCTGTTTGGTCCAAACCAGTGGTTTCTATAACATG GATGGGAATGCCTCGGGCGAGCACAGTGACAATGTTGACTGGGATACTGACGATGAGCAAGAAATTCAGAACTTTCCGGTATCTTCGTGTTCAAGTTTGAGACAGCTTGGTGGGGAAGCTATTGTGGGTTCTGCGGAGGTAAAT GCAAGCTCATCAACAGGTTCTTCCCACTCCAAATTGATTGATCATTTTGTAGGAATGGGGTTTCCTGAGAAAATGGTTCGGAAAGCTACTGAGGAGAATG GCGAAGGAAATACAGAATCAATCCTAGAAACTTTGCTTACATACTCA GCTCTTGAAAACTCTCCTCAACTGCAGGAACCTGTCAATTTTGATCACAGTTCGTCGGAATATGATGAGACATTTGTAGATGATTTCTCCGATTCAGATAGTTTTTCTGGAAATGCG GAAAATACAGATCCTTTGTTGGATACAGGGAAGACAATGTTATTCTTAACAAATATGGGGTATACGGTGGAAGAGGCTTCAATGGCAATGGCTAAATGCG GTCCGAATGCCTCAATCGACGAATTGGCAGATTTTATATGTGCCGCTCAGATGGCAACATCATATGCCTCTCTACAAGACCCTCCTGAAGAGATTAAG CCCAAGCTGGAGCATATACCCAGTGGCAGCGGTACACAGAAgaggaaatattttgagagTGAATTTTGGGAAAGTAAAAAACAGAAGGGGTATGAGACAATGAAGATGAACGGTGATGATGAGACCATTCGTATTCCAAAACCAATGGTTGGCTATGGAGTCCCAAGAGGACAGGGCCTAATATTTAACACCAGAAGCCTGCCGGAGGCAGCCATAGGGCCACCATACTTCTATTATGAGAATGTAGCACAAACTCCGAAAGGAGTGTGGGACACTATCAAACGGTTCTTATACGATATTGAACCAGAGTTTGTAGATTCCAAGTACTTCTGTGCCGCCGCAAGGAAAAGAGGCTACATCCACAATCTCCCCATCTGCAATAGGTTTCCTCTACTTCCACTTCCCCCAGACACCATAAATGAAGTGTTTCCTTTAACAAAGAGGTGGTGGCCCAAGTGGGATACAAGAACAAAGTTGAATTGCTTGCAGACTTCAGTTGCAACTGCAAGCTTGACAGAAAAGATCCGCAAGGCGCTAGAAGGCGGGGATGGTGAGCCTTCTCCGGAAAAGCAAAAGCATATACTTGATCTGTGTAGGAAGTGGAATTTGGTTTGGGTGGGAAAGAATAAGGTTGCACCCCTGGAGCCTGATGAAGTGGAAATGCTTTTGGGGTTCCCGAAGAACCATACAAGAGGAGGTGGGATAAGTAGGACTGACAGATACAAATCACTCGGTAACTCGTTCCAG GTTGACACAGTAGCATATCACCTCTCCGTCTTGAAGGACCTGTACCCAGGAGGCGTTAacattctttctctcttctccggAATTGGTGGAGCAGAAGTTGCCCTTCATCGGCTCGGCATCCCATTGAAGAATGTCGTATCAGTTGAGAAATGTGAAGTTAACAGAAACATTGTGAGGAGTTGGTGGGACCAAACCAACCAGAAAGGAAACCTTATCGAGTTTGCTGATGTGCAACAGCTAAATGCCAACGAGCTGGGGCCGCTTGTTCATGCATTTGGTGGCTTTGATCTTATTATTGGTGGAAGCCCGTGCAATAACCTTGCTGGCAGCAACCGAGTCAGTAGGGACGGGCTGGAGGGTAAAGAATCTGCACTTTTTTACGACTATTTTCGTATTCTGGATTTGGTTAAGCGCATAATGGAGTAA